GGACAGGGCGACGGCTCGGCACAGGGCGACAGCTCGGCACAGGGCGACGGCTCGGCACAGGGCGACGGCTCGGGACAGGGCGAGGCTCCGGGGCGGGTTGAGGTCCGGGGGGAGGCGGTGATGTTGCGGTCTACGTTTGCCGCGTACAACGCCGCGCATCCGGACAAACCGCTGATCAACCCGCGAAACGCGGCGGCGGGGACGTTGCGTGCCAAGGACCCGGCGACGGTCGCGGAGCGGCGGTTGCAGTTTCTCGCGTTCGATCTGCTCAGTGAAGGTGACGCCACCGACGCCGACCTCGAGCGGGCCTTGCAGACGATGGGCTTCACCGTCGCCGGGATGCGGCACTGCGACGACGCGGCCTCGGCGCAGGCAGTCATCAGCACGATCGAGGCACAGCGCAACGACCTGGACTACGACCTCGACGGCGCGGTGCTGCGGCTCGCCGACCGTGGTGCGTTCGCCGCGGCGGGTACGCGCTCGAGCTCGCCGCGCGGCGCGCTGGCGTACAAATTCGCCGCCGAGGAGAAGACCACCGTGCTGGCAGACGTGGTCTGGGATGTCGGCAAGACCGGCAAGATCGCGCCGGTCGCCTGGCTGGAACCGGTTTTCGTCGGCGGCACGACGGTCACCCGCGCCACGCTGGCGAACCAGGAGGTGATCCGCGCCCGCGACATCAAGATCGGCGACACCGTCCTGGTCCGCCGGGCCGGGGATGTGATCCCGTTCGTCGCCGGCGTACTCGACGCGTCGAAACGCACCGGCGCCGAGCGCGACATCGTGCCGCCGTCGGTGTGCCCGTCCTGCGAACAACCGCTGACCGAGCAGGGAAACAGTCGCGAGCTGTTCTGTACGAACGTGTCCTGCCCGGCGCAGACCGTACGCCGCCTGATCCACTGGGCGTCCCGCGCGGCGGCGGACATCGACGCGATCGGTGGGGTTTGGATCGAACGGCTGGCCGACGCGGGGATTCTGGAGCATCCGTCGGACTTCTATCACCTGACGGCGGAAGGTCTGCTCGAGTTCGACCGGATCGGTGAGGTGTCGGCGGCGCGGATGATCGACTCGATCGACGCCAGCCGTCAGGTCGGTCTCCGGCGGGCGTTGATCGGCCTGGCGATCCCGATGGCGTCCGAGGGTACGGCGGCGAAGTTGTGCCGAGCGGGCTTCGGTTCGCTGGAGGAGCTCGTCGACGCGGGCGTGGACGGGCTGGTCGCGGTGGAGGACATCGGGCCCAAGGTCGCCGCGTCCCTGGTCGAGCATCTGAGCCGGTTACGCCCCGAGCTCGAGCGGCTGCGCGCGGCCGGCGTCTCGCTCGACGTACGCGAGGAGGACCTGCCGCCGGTGGTCGCCGCCGGGGCACCACTGGCCGGTAAGACGGTGGTCGTGACCGGCGCGATCAGCGACCCGCGCTCGGGCGAGAAGGTCGCCCGCCCCGCGTTCCAGCGGCTCTGCGAGAAGGCGGGCGCGACGATCGCCTCGTCGGTCTCGGCGAGTACCGATTTCCTGATCACCGGCGCCGACGTGGGTGCCGCGAAGCTCGCCAAGGCGGAGAAACTCGGCGTCACCGTGGTCGACCAGGCCGAGATCTGGCAACAACTTCAGGCCGCCGATCTGCTCACTCACTGACCGCCAACCGTTGCAGAAAGTCACTGAAAGTGATCCGTCGGTCCGGGCAGATCGGAGCGTAGTCTCGATAGCGACCTGATTCCGTGCCCTAGGGGGGACCGTGAGCCAGTCTGCCAACCAGCCTGAGTACCCGGATGACATCGACGCCGCGGTACTGAAGATCGCCGGCGTGGTCGTCCTCGGCGCGATCATGTCGATTCTCGACATCACCGTGGTGAACGTCGCGCTGCCGACCTTCCAGGACGAGTTCGGTACGCCGGAGAGCCCGGTCGCGTACTCGCACGTCGCCTGGACCGTGACCGCGTACACGCTGGCGCTCGCGACCGTGATCCCGCTGACCGGCTGGGCGGCCGACCGGTTCGGGACGAAGCGGCTGTACATGACCGCGATCTTCCTGTTCACCGCCGGGTCCGCGCTCTGCGCCACCGCGACCAGTATCGACATGCTGATCGGCTTCCGGGTGCTGCAAGGCCTTGGCGGCGGCATGCTGATGCCGCTCGGGATGACGATCATGACCCGGGCCGCGGGACCGCACCGGATGGGCCGGCTGATGGCGATCCTCGGTGTCCCGATGCTGCTCGGGCCGATCCTCGGGCCGATCCTGGGCGGCTGGCTGATCCAGGTGGCGAGCTGGCACTGGATCTTCCTGATCAACGTGCCGCTGGGCGTGATCGCGCTGGTGTACGCCAGGTTCGCGCTCGCGCAGGACAGCCCGGAGCGGTCCGAGTCGTTCGACTTCCTCGGCGTCGCGCTGATGTCGCCGGGTCTCGCGCTGTTCCTCTTCGGCGTCTCGTCGCTGCCCGCCGAGAACGGTGACTTCGGCGCGCCGCGGGTCTGGGTGTCGATGCTGATCGGTGTCGTACTGATGGCGTCGTTCGTATGGCACTCGTTCCGGCCCGAGCATCCACTGCTCGACCTGCGACTGTTCCGGAACCGCAATCTGACCGTCTCGATCGTGACGATGTTCCTGTTCGGCGCGGCGTTCTTCGGCGGGCTGCTGCTCGTACCGACGTACTTCCAGCAGATCCGCGGCGAGTCCACGCTGCACGCCGGCCTGCTGGTCGCGCCGCAGGGCCTCGGCGCGATGGTGACGATGCCGATCGCCGGGCGACTGGTCGACAAGGTACCGGTCGGCCGGATCGTGCCGTTCGGGATCGCCGGGATCGTGATCGGGATGTTCGGACTGACTCAGATCACGGCCACCACGCCGTACCCGGTGCTGATCGGGATGCTGGTCGTGATGGGCCTGGGGATGGGCGGCACGATGATGCCGCTGTTCACCTCGGCGCTGCGGACGCTGGCCGGCCCGCAGGTCGCGCGCGGGTCGACGCTGCTGAACATCACCCAGCAGATCGCGTCGTCCTGCGGCGTCGCGACCATGTCGGTCATTCTCACCAACCAGCTGAACAACTCGCCGGTCATCCCTGGTACGCAACACATCCCCGGCCTGGGCGACGGCCTGCGCGAAACCCAGGCCGCGATCCTGTCCAACACCCGCCCGGAGAACCTCGCACCCCTGCACATCGACCCGGCCGCGATCGGCCGCGGCCTGACCGAGGCGGCGACGGCGTTCTCCCACACCTACTGGGTCGCCTGGGTCCTGGTCCTGCTGACCCTGATCCCGGCCCTCCTGCTCCCCCGCCGCCAAGAACAGACCCACCTGACCGACGACCAACTCCCACCCGCCGTCGTCGACTAGAGGCCGGTGATCAGGACCAGGAAGCGGTACAGGAGGTACGTGTCGATCACCGCGAGCGTCATGTGAATCGTGAACCATCGCGGCACGCGGTCGGTACGAAGCCGGCGAAGCGTCTTGAAGGTCACCCACGCGTTGTGCGGAATGCAGGCGAGCATCCCGACGATCCCGCCGACTGTCGCGGCATCGCCGAGTACACCCGTGACGCTCGGCCCGTTCGGAACCTGGTCGAACTGCAGAAACACCAACGTGGTCGCGACCAGTACGCCGATCCCCGTACGCCCGAGCGCCTTTTCGTATGTCGCCTTGGCGGACTGCACGGCCAGGTCGCCGGCCGCCCGCGCGGCGAGCTGCAGTACGACGATCGCATGCAGAAACACTGTGGTCGCAAGAAATCCGCCGAGTAGCACCGCGGGCTGAGCGAACGCCGGCGCGTGATCCTCCGACCAGATCAGAACCCAGTCCCGCGGCAGGCAGATCCCCGCCAGCATCATCACCCCGAGCCAGAACACCGCCCACGGCAGCGGTACCCGCCGCCGCGCCACCGGAGCGGCCGGCGCCGGGTTATCCCTGCGCACAGGTGAGCCATGCGGGCGTTTGCGTTTTCTTGCCACCAAGGCCTCCAGTCCGGATTTCGACTGGGTGACCGTACCGGCCGCCGGTCCAGCAGGTCGCGGCTGGTCCTGTTGCCACTGGTCGGGGGCGGGCGCTGACGGTATAACGGTGAAGACCGAAATTAGACGTCCGGCGCCGGCTCCGGCGCGGCCGCCGAAGTCGGCGGGAGTCAGCGGAGCAGGTTCGAGCCGGCGTACCAAAGAGGAGTCGTCATGCCCGAGTCCCTTGCCCTGCAGGGTGGTATACCAATTCGGCAGACCGATTTTCCGGCCTGGCCCGTTGGTGACGCGGCCGAGGAGGCGGCGCTCGTCGAAGTGCTGCGTTCGGGCCGCTGGGGCAGTACCCATGGCGACCAGGTGGCCCACTTCGAGGCCGAGTTCGCCGCCGCTCAGCAGGCCGAGTACGGCACCTGTCTCGCGAACGGGACGCTCGCGTTGGTGGCGGCATACCAAGCTGCCGGCGTACGCGCCGGTGACGAGGTGGTCGTACCGCCCTACACCTTCATCGCGACCGTTTCGGCGGTGCTGTTCCTGCAGGCGATCCCGGTCTTCGCCGACGTCGATCCGGAGACCCATCTCCTCGACCCCGCCGCCGTGGAGAAGGTGATCACGCCCCGTACGCGGGCAGTGGTCGCCGTACACATCGGCGGTCGCCCGTGTGACCTGGACGCGCTCACCGAGGTGTGTACGCGCAACGGGGTCGCCCTGGTCGAGGACGCGGCCCAGGCCCACGGCGCGTCCTGGCGCGGACGCCGGGTCGGAGCGATCGGTGATCTCGGCACGTTCAGCTTCCAGTCGAGCAAGAACCTGAGCGCCGGCGAGGGCGGCATCATCGTCACCAACCGCGCCGAGCTGAACGACGCGGTCTATCCGCTGGTGAACGTCGGCCGGACCCGCGATGGTGCCTGGTACCAGCATGATCACCTCGGCTACAACCTGCGGCTGACCGAGTTCCAGGGAGCGATCCTGCGCGCGCAGCTCAAGCGGCTGCCCGAGCAGGCGCGGCGGCGCGCGGAGAACGCCGACCGGCTCACCACCGGCCTCGGAGAGTTCCCCGAGGCGATCGCGCTCGCGCCGGAAGACCCGGCGGTCACCGAGCACGCGCGGCATCTTTACCTGTTCCGGTTGCGCGGCGTGACCGCGGCCGAGCGGGACTGGTTCGTGTCGGCGCTGCAGGCCGAGGGCGTCCCGTGCTCGCCCGGCTACCCGGGCCTGCACACGAACACGGCCGTACGCGACCGGATGACCGAGCTGCTCCGCGCCGCCGACCGCCCGGAGCCGGCGTTCGACTGCCCGGTCACCGACCAGCTCGCCGCGAGCACGGTCTGGCTACCGCAGAACCTGCTGCTCGGCGAGGAGTCCGACACCGCGGACATCCTCGCCGCGATCGCGAAAGTCCTCCAGCACCCCTGAACACCCGCACTTTGAGAAGCCACCGCTCGTTTCAACGCAGAAAAACGCGCGGTGGCTTCACAAAGTGAGCCGGGCGAGGCTGCTGGAGCGGGTGAGGGGTGGGGGTGTCGGTTGAGGGGCGATTTGTGGGGTGGCGCCTAGAGTTGCGGTGTGGAGGATGAGGGATGACGGTGCCGGGGTCGTACGACGAGTTGCGGCGCGCGATTCAGCAGCGGCTGGACTCGATGGCGCCTGGGCAGAAGCGGATTGCCGAGCAGATCTTGACCGATCCGGAGGGTACGGCGTTCCGTAGCGTGGCCGAGACCGCCGCGAAGGCCGAGGTGCATCAATCGTCGGTCGTCCGGTTCGCCGCGCTCTTCGGACTGTCGGGCTACCCGGCGCTGACCGCGTTGTGCCAGCAGCAGCTCACCCGGGAAGCGCAGTTGATCTCCCGGTTCGGGCGAGCGGAGAAGCTGAGCCAGTCCGAGGATCTGCTGGCCGCGACGGTCGAGCATGAAGAACAGAACATCCGCCGGACGCTGAGCCGGATCACCCCGGCGGACTGGGAGCGTACGCTCGAGCTGCTGGGCGATTCGGAGCACGTGCACGTGATGGGCCTGCGCAAGTGCCTGTCGGTCGCGGAGCTGATGGCGTACCTGCTCCGACTGGTGCGCCCGGGCGTACATCTGGTGTCGCCGGTGACCGGTGCGCTGGTCGACGAGCTGCGGGATCTGCGGGCGGGTGACGCGTTCGTCGCGATCTCGATCAACCGGTACACGGCGGAAACCGTGCGAGCGTTCGAGGAAGCGAAGAAGCGCGGGCTGCACACGATCGCGCTGACCGACAGCAGCGCGTCGCCGCTGGCCCGGATCGCGGAGGTCACGCATCTGGTGGACTGTGAGGGCGTCGCGATCCTGCGGTCGGTGACCGCGTTCATCGCGCTGGCGCAGGCGCTGGCGACCGGTGTTGCCGTCCGCAACGGTACGCGGAGCCGGAGCGAGCTCCTCCAGGACGAACGCCTACTCGGCGACTTCGGCGTCTACTCCGGCTGAGGGACGAACTCGGTCCACGGGACTGTTGCTGGTGGCTGGCCGTCGGCCTGCAGGGTGATCTCGGCGGCGGTCAGGTCGACCACGGTTGAGCAGTGCGTCATCAACGGGTCGTCGCCTGCCGCCGTACGCCGCACCGAGCCGGTCAGAACCTCCAGAAACCACTGACGATCAGGCGCAACCGGCGTCAAGGCATCGAGTACCGCGCCACGGGCCTCACTCTCTTCACGTTGCCCAAGGCTCCGTACGCCACCCGAACCGGCCGCACCACCGGGCGCCTCCAAATACCGCAGATGATTGGTATGCCAAATGTACGGCGCCGCCTCGACGACCGCCGACTGCCCGGCCGCGACCTCGACGGTCGCCACCCGCCCGCTGTGCACGTCCCCGATCGTGTACGTGAACCCGCCCGCCGTCGGGATGCCGCGCAGATAGTCGATCGTTGCCTCGAACGACGACTCGTGCTGCAGCGCCCGCGCGACGAAATGCCGCCCCGGCGCCACTGCCGGACGCGCGACCTGGACATGATTGATGCCCCAGGCAACACCTGCGGCGGTCGCCGCGAACGCGTTGCTGGGAAGGAATCCCGGGTACCACTGCGCGGTGACCGGCTGTTCGCCGTCGAGCTGCAACGTCAGCAGCATGAACCGCCCACTCAACGCCGGCGCCCCGTCCTCGTTGTGCGCGATGTATGAGTGTTCCGCGAGGTGACCTTGCCGGAGTCGAGCCGCTGGTGGTTCGGCCCGCCAGCCGAGATCGGAACAGCCGACCCCGTCGTCGCCGCCGAGGTCGCCGCGCAGATTCGCCAGCACCATCGCGTCCACGTCGAACCCAGCTCCGGCGGCGAGATCGTGCAACTCGGTCAGCTCGCGCGAGTGTGTCCGCTCGGTCGCCGCCAGCACCTCGCCGACCAGCCGTCTCCCGGCGGTGGTCTCGGCGAAGGCCTTGAGCGCTCCCGCCTCGGGAAGTCCACCGAGCACCGCATGGATCTCGGCGGCCGCCACGCCGCCCAGCGCGCGGAACACCTCTGCCCGCGGCCCACGCACCCACAGCCACCGCAAGCCACCGACCGACCGCTCCGAAATCTCAGCACTCATGCCCAGAGCTTGACGACTCTGGAGTTGCGGAGTCAAGATCATATGCAACTCTAGTTGCATGGAGGCCGCCATGTCCGACCGCTCGACCCCGCTGCGCAGCGCGCTGGGCAACCGCCAGATGACGATGATCGCGATCGGCGGCGTGATCGGCGCCGGTCTGTTCGTCGGCAGCGGCAAGGCGATCGGCTCCGCCGGTCCCGGGGTCCTGATCGCGTACCTCGGCGTCGGCCTGATC
The genomic region above belongs to Kribbella solani and contains:
- a CDS encoding DHA2 family efflux MFS transporter permease subunit, producing MSQSANQPEYPDDIDAAVLKIAGVVVLGAIMSILDITVVNVALPTFQDEFGTPESPVAYSHVAWTVTAYTLALATVIPLTGWAADRFGTKRLYMTAIFLFTAGSALCATATSIDMLIGFRVLQGLGGGMLMPLGMTIMTRAAGPHRMGRLMAILGVPMLLGPILGPILGGWLIQVASWHWIFLINVPLGVIALVYARFALAQDSPERSESFDFLGVALMSPGLALFLFGVSSLPAENGDFGAPRVWVSMLIGVVLMASFVWHSFRPEHPLLDLRLFRNRNLTVSIVTMFLFGAAFFGGLLLVPTYFQQIRGESTLHAGLLVAPQGLGAMVTMPIAGRLVDKVPVGRIVPFGIAGIVIGMFGLTQITATTPYPVLIGMLVVMGLGMGGTMMPLFTSALRTLAGPQVARGSTLLNITQQIASSCGVATMSVILTNQLNNSPVIPGTQHIPGLGDGLRETQAAILSNTRPENLAPLHIDPAAIGRGLTEAATAFSHTYWVAWVLVLLTLIPALLLPRRQEQTHLTDDQLPPAVVD
- the ligA gene encoding NAD-dependent DNA ligase LigA produces the protein MDVGERIQELAGRVVELRDAYYRGAPVVADAEYDAVEDELRELIAANPELAPDPNPLEQVGAPTVLHAPVRHSRPMLSLEKATRPEQVEAFFGRFPGQSVVVMPKLDGLSLALVYENGQLARAVTRGDGTTGDDVTPLVRALTDGVPARLTIPAMGDDARRSDSSGQGDGSAQGDSSAQGDGSAQGDGSGQGEAPGRVEVRGEAVMLRSTFAAYNAAHPDKPLINPRNAAAGTLRAKDPATVAERRLQFLAFDLLSEGDATDADLERALQTMGFTVAGMRHCDDAASAQAVISTIEAQRNDLDYDLDGAVLRLADRGAFAAAGTRSSSPRGALAYKFAAEEKTTVLADVVWDVGKTGKIAPVAWLEPVFVGGTTVTRATLANQEVIRARDIKIGDTVLVRRAGDVIPFVAGVLDASKRTGAERDIVPPSVCPSCEQPLTEQGNSRELFCTNVSCPAQTVRRLIHWASRAAADIDAIGGVWIERLADAGILEHPSDFYHLTAEGLLEFDRIGEVSAARMIDSIDASRQVGLRRALIGLAIPMASEGTAAKLCRAGFGSLEELVDAGVDGLVAVEDIGPKVAASLVEHLSRLRPELERLRAAGVSLDVREEDLPPVVAAGAPLAGKTVVVTGAISDPRSGEKVARPAFQRLCEKAGATIASSVSASTDFLITGADVGAAKLAKAEKLGVTVVDQAEIWQQLQAADLLTH
- a CDS encoding DegT/DnrJ/EryC1/StrS family aminotransferase — its product is MPESLALQGGIPIRQTDFPAWPVGDAAEEAALVEVLRSGRWGSTHGDQVAHFEAEFAAAQQAEYGTCLANGTLALVAAYQAAGVRAGDEVVVPPYTFIATVSAVLFLQAIPVFADVDPETHLLDPAAVEKVITPRTRAVVAVHIGGRPCDLDALTEVCTRNGVALVEDAAQAHGASWRGRRVGAIGDLGTFSFQSSKNLSAGEGGIIVTNRAELNDAVYPLVNVGRTRDGAWYQHDHLGYNLRLTEFQGAILRAQLKRLPEQARRRAENADRLTTGLGEFPEAIALAPEDPAVTEHARHLYLFRLRGVTAAERDWFVSALQAEGVPCSPGYPGLHTNTAVRDRMTELLRAADRPEPAFDCPVTDQLAASTVWLPQNLLLGEESDTADILAAIAKVLQHP
- a CDS encoding MurR/RpiR family transcriptional regulator; the protein is MTVPGSYDELRRAIQQRLDSMAPGQKRIAEQILTDPEGTAFRSVAETAAKAEVHQSSVVRFAALFGLSGYPALTALCQQQLTREAQLISRFGRAEKLSQSEDLLAATVEHEEQNIRRTLSRITPADWERTLELLGDSEHVHVMGLRKCLSVAELMAYLLRLVRPGVHLVSPVTGALVDELRDLRAGDAFVAISINRYTAETVRAFEEAKKRGLHTIALTDSSASPLARIAEVTHLVDCEGVAILRSVTAFIALAQALATGVAVRNGTRSRSELLQDERLLGDFGVYSG
- a CDS encoding C45 family autoproteolytic acyltransferase/hydolase, giving the protein MSAEISERSVGGLRWLWVRGPRAEVFRALGGVAAAEIHAVLGGLPEAGALKAFAETTAGRRLVGEVLAATERTHSRELTELHDLAAGAGFDVDAMVLANLRGDLGGDDGVGCSDLGWRAEPPAARLRQGHLAEHSYIAHNEDGAPALSGRFMLLTLQLDGEQPVTAQWYPGFLPSNAFAATAAGVAWGINHVQVARPAVAPGRHFVARALQHESSFEATIDYLRGIPTAGGFTYTIGDVHSGRVATVEVAAGQSAVVEAAPYIWHTNHLRYLEAPGGAAGSGGVRSLGQREESEARGAVLDALTPVAPDRQWFLEVLTGSVRRTAAGDDPLMTHCSTVVDLTAAEITLQADGQPPATVPWTEFVPQPE